The following are encoded in a window of Vespula pensylvanica isolate Volc-1 chromosome 2, ASM1446617v1, whole genome shotgun sequence genomic DNA:
- the LOC122637688 gene encoding lipid storage droplets surface-binding protein 1-like isoform X1 — MARTNAKRVHSDLPQFESIMKLSSLPIVESSIHIAGHVYKRIKSSNYLMNWSLDAAEQSLALAAASAKPAIYTFNGPIMTIDQLLCKGIDIVEHRVPAVHIPPQQMYWNTREYVANKILRPVLMRAGSVKQIGSHAASVAVDTLDGALTVADRYVDRYLPDPADKIVDEVDMNEPVSKTTRTIKHGARFSIKLQRRLTRRTLAEARALKEQGTECIHVFFYVIELLATDPKLALQKAKELWNILSLPEPENQARPATLEQLLVLLTRESARRIVHLVNGATSLAAKTPRWIGKLLIRISRRLLTLTDATLKAVSIIEKGETAKTKQMSVTIRSVVRKLGTNTSRLLVRTISSNTRRSSQYTGHADYNNDGVGELDGNKDRDGKYNNDNRHRNCNDDNSVVKDVAPNAGSSAEPQQPHTDDSRPTDKRYRVTKQSLETVSGGFLSPSDGKLLDYAPRSTAHRNVTASRAVSSSSSSSSSSSSPSTTSTSLSPSSSSSSRRRVTGKRS, encoded by the exons ATGGCACGAACCAATGCGAAACGGGTCCATTCGGATCTGCCGCAATTTGAATCGATAATGAAACTATCGAGTTTGCCAATCGTCGAAAGTAGCATACACATTGCTGGACATGTTTACAAAAGAATAAAG aGTTCGAATTATCTGATGAATTGGAGTCTCGATGCAGCGGAACAATCTTTGGCATTGGCAGCAGCTTCGGCTAAACCAGCGATTTACACTTTTAATGGACCAATCATGACGATCGATCAATTACTTTGTAAAGGGATCGATATTGTTGAGCACAGAGTACCGGCGGTACATATCCCTCCTCAACAG ATGTATTGGAACACTCGAGAATACGtagcaaataaaattttaagacCGGTTCTGATGCGTGCTGGTAGCGTGAAGCAAATTGGGAGTCACGCTGCTAGCGTTGCAGTGGACACATTGGATGGTGCTCTCACTGTTGCAGATCGATACGTTGATCGATATTTACCTGATCCAGCTGATAAAATAGTTGATg AAGTTGATATGAACGAACCTGTCAGCAAGACGACTCGTACGATTAAGCACGGTGCaagattttcaataaaattacaaaggaGATTGACACGTCGTACATTGGCTGAGGCTCGTGCTCTCAAAGAACAAGGCACTGAATGCATTCACGTGTTTTTCTATGTAATAGAATTG CTTGCAACGGATCCAAAATTAGCTTTGCAGAAAGCTAAAGAATTATGGAACATATTGAGCTTACCCGAACCTGAGAATCAAGCACGTCCAGCAACCTTGGAACAATTGCTCGTCCTATTGACAAGAGAATCAGCAAGACGCATAGTTCATCTCGTGAATGGTGCAACATCTCTAGCCGCTAAAACCCCACGATGGATTGGCAAACTTCTCATCAGGATTTCCCGCCGTTTACTGACGCTAACGGATGCCACTTTGAAG GCGGTATCTATAATCGAAAAGGGAGAGACAGCGAAGACGAAGCAGATGTCCGTGACGATCCGTTCTGTGGTACGGAAACTCGGAACGAACACGAGTAGGTTGCTGGTGC GAACAATTAGCAGCAATACTCGCCGATCCTCCCAGTATACGGGACACGCCGACTACAACAACGACGGCGTTGGTGAACTCGACGGGAACAAAGACAGGGACGGAAAatacaacaacgacaacaggCACCGAAACTGCAATGATGACAACAGCGTCGTTAAAGATGTCGCGCCGAATGCAGGATCTTCAGCAGAACCACAACAACCACACACAGATGATTCCCGACCCACCGATAAACGGTATCGAGTAACGAAGCAAAGCCTGGAAACTGTCTCGGGTGGGTTTCTTTCCCCTTCCGATGGAAAGCTTCTCGATTACGCGCCAAGGTCAACGGCACATAGAAATGTTACGGCTTCTAGAGCTgtttcttcatcatcatcatcgtcatcgtcatcgtcatcaccATCAACAACGTCGACATCATTgtcaccttcttcttcttcttcttcgcgtcGTCGTGTAACCGGCAAACGTTCTTAA
- the LOC122626895 gene encoding uncharacterized protein LOC122626895: MVEGTYAMKQIFIDEETGESLMQSFRDNLDIHDPVSSVNNVETGEPEVNFIRIATQRSRKVPFQIPKQIKDNMMPKKSGCKLDNMEMEPVPIGSSFGQVNPICLFLPAIIYSRWFLALLMTFEVILHVWAHHKNKSLKNAYVYFRSPFHAISSEFCALCQNETCMDRVGKLQQKRMHKFFRQCNYMKRIVT, from the exons ATGGTCGAAGGTACATACGCTATGAAGCAAATTTTCATAGATGAAGAGACAGGTGAAAGCTTGATGCAATCTTTCCGGGACAACTTAGACATACATGATCCTGTTAGTTCAGTGAATAATGTCGAAACTGGTGAACCTGAAGTTAATTTTATAAGGATTGCAACgcaaagaagtagaaaagtgCCTTTCCAG ATaccaaaacaaataaaagataatatgatGCCTAAGAAATCGGGCTGTAAATTAGATAATATGGAAATGGAACCGGTACCGATTGGATCATCATTCGGACAAGTAAATCCAATCTGTTTGTTTCTACCAGCTATTATATATTCCCGTTGGTTTCTGGCATTACTTATGACGTTTGAAGTTATTTTACATGTGTGGGCGCATCACAAAAATAAGTCATTAAAAAATGCTTATGTATATTTTCGATCACCATTCCACGCTATATCTTCTGAGTTTTGTGCTCTTTGTCAGAATGAAACATGTATGGATCGTGTTGGAAAATTGCAGCAAAAACGAATGCACAAATTCTTTCGACAATGTAACTATATGAAGAGAATAGTTACATGA
- the LOC122626893 gene encoding geminin-like isoform X2, which translates to MTTSEKQSKIRESLQNLQSAATDKENLVGTGRMLKADLSLKDVLKKDTKKTSEKPKKESTVHKKIIYKHKAVQTARGEKIKIEVEDLTSEAGPSENYWEVLAERRRIALDDALEENKELHERISKLQEENRLCKEMLDETRALVEVLQEMIGDDRNDINNSLEDSAL; encoded by the exons ATGACTACCTCAGAG AAACAATCTAAGATCAGAGAGTCTTTGCAAAATTTACAGTCAGCAGCTACGGACAAAGAAAATTTAGTTGGCACTGGAAGAATGCTCAAAGCAGATTTATCACTCAAGgatgtattaaaaaa AGATACTAAAAAGACATCagagaaaccaaaaaaagaaagcacagtacataaaaaaatcatttataaacaTAAGGCAGTTCAAACAGCGAGaggagaaaagattaaaatcgaAGTAGAAGATTTAACCTCTGAAG CTGGTCCAAGTGAGAATTATTGGGAAGTATTAGCAGAAAGACGACGAATAGCTCTTGATGATGctttagaagaaaataaagaactaCACGAACGCATATCAAAATTGCAGGAAGAAAATCGTTTATGTAAAGAAATGTTGGACGAAACACGAGCCTTGGTTGAAGTACTACAA gaaATGATTGGAGATGATAGAAATgacataaataattctttggaGGACAGTgctctttaa
- the LOC122626896 gene encoding uncharacterized protein LOC122626896 isoform X2, whose translation MKPTGETKVSGAKITTSEPAATDKENLVGGGRMFKADLPFKDALKKDIKNTSEKSKKERKTRKKIVYKHKAVQTARGEKIKIEVEDLTSEAGPSENYWEVLAERRRIALDDALEENKELHERISKLQEENRLCKEMLDETRALVEVLQEMIGDDRNDINNSLEDSAL comes from the exons ATGAAACCTACAGGGGAAACTAAAGTTTCTGGCGCCAAAATTACTACTTCAGAG CCAGCAGCTACAGACAAAGAAAATCTGGTGGGTGGTGGAAGGATGTTCAAAGCAGATTTGCCATTCAAAGATgcattaaaaaa gGATATTAAAAACACATCggagaaatcgaaaaaagaaagaaaaacacgtAAAAAAATCGTTTACAAACATAAGGCAGTTCAAACAGCGAGaggagaaaagattaaaatcgaAGTAGAAGATTTGACCTCTGAAG CTGGTCCAAGTGAGAATTATTGGGAAGTACTAGCAGAAAGACGACGAATAGCTCTTGATGATGctttagaagaaaataaagaattacaCGAACGCATATCAAAATTGCAGGAAGAAAATCGTTTATGTAAAGAAATGTTGGACGAAACACGGGCATTGGTTGAAGTATTACAA gaAATGATTGGAGATGATAGAAATGACATAAACAATTCTTTGGAAGATAGTgctctttaa
- the LOC122637946 gene encoding uncharacterized protein LOC122637946, with the protein MRNLESQRILKDEECFEVVRKKLHRDCMEDFSLIDYEVVPIDGVNGYMGQYFKLKARVARPMTPLETKDLNFFTKIPPPISSPQYEFIQQYGTFKKEVELYTRVFPEVLDGPEQKYIPECFLGLENDVIVLEDMAHSGFIMTDKFEPFDFEHCQVLMKTLAKFHAKSFIFEEQYKKNLHDEFSHCMQETLWSHKDGKSKAMFDAAVKGTVSMIEIIPNLNKNQKEVFKEKLIDLSASHMDKLSPSSKHKNVLCHGDLWANNILFKYDKDKKPIECCLIDFQLARYNPPAHDILCFFQFTTSRELRDKHCETLLKIYYDSMTEALKEAGLDISMIFPWIEFMSSIEDLRTMCIIHGILNTPIMLLDPGAASKYFSEEPELLESVLYVDRTPLICGQFENVPKYRARMLEGLLELYDRLVD; encoded by the exons ATGCGTAATCTAGAGAGTCAAAGAATTTTGAAGGACGAGGAATGTTTCGAAGTGGTAAGGAAGAAACTTCATCGAGATTGCATGGAGGATTTCTCCTTGATCGATTACGAGGTAGTGCCCATAGACGGTGTCAATGGTTACATGGGTCAATATTTTAAACTCAAAGCTAGGGTGGCGCGTCCGATGACACCATTGGAAACGAAGGATTTAAATTTCTTCACAAAGATACCACCGCCTATCAGTAGTCCACAATATGAGTTCATTCAACAGTATGGTACCTTCAAGAAAGAGGTCGAACTTTATACCAGAGTATTTCCTGAAGTTTTGGATGGTCCTGAACAAAAGTATATACCAGAGTGTTTCTTGGGTTTGGAGAATGACGTAATCGTGTTGGAAGACATGGCACATAGTGGATTTATTATGACAGATAAATTCGAACCATTCGATTTTGAACATTGTCAGGTGTTGATGAAGACACTTGCTAAGTTCCATGCAAAGTCGTTCATCTTCGAGGAACaatacaaaaagaatttaCACGACGAATTTTCTCATTGCATGCAAGAAACACTTTGGTCTCACAAAGATGGTAAAAGCAAGGCCATGTTCGATGCTGCTGTTAAGGGTACAGTTTCCATGATCGAGATCATAccaaatttgaataaaaatcagAAGGAAGTTTTCAAGGAAAAACTCATCGATTTATCGGCAAGTCACATGGATAAATTATCACCCTCGTCTAAGCACAAAAACGTCTTATGTCATGGCGATTTATGGGCaaataatatactatttaAGTATGACAAGGATAAGAAACCGATCGAGTGTTGTCTGATAGATTTTCAATTAGCCAG GTACAATCCACCAGCGCATGATATTCTATGCTTTTTTCAATTCACGACTAGTCGAGAATTACGGGATAAACATTGCGAGACcttgttaaaaatttattacgattcgATGACAGAAGCATTGAAAGAAGCAGGCTTGGACATATCAATGATCTTTCCATGGATCGAATTTATGTCGTCGATTGAGGATTTACGTACTATGTGTATTATTCACGGTATCTTGAATACACCGATCATGCTCTTGGATCCTGGCGCGGCCAGCAAGTACTTCAGCGAGGAACCTGAACTTCTCGAAAGTGTTCTCTATGTCGATAGGACACCTCTTATTTGTGGACAATTCGAGAATGTACCGAAATATCGGGCCAGAATGCTCGAGGGTTTGCTCGAGTTATATGATCGTTTAGTCGattaa
- the LOC122627391 gene encoding smoothelin-like protein 2 produces the protein MQFTLASVTNSIVQNSPIITFSFSATKKPLSPFAKFRQLDRQYSSSLPSSPIKSPEKEFRFRFTEPTVTNNAVQIKERLLSWCRSKTKEYENIQLDNFSTSWNNGLAFCALIHHFRPDAFDYHSLRPQDRRKNFDLAFKTADEAGIAPLLDVEDMVVMRRPDWKCVFTYVQSFYRRFKDED, from the exons ATGCA ATTTACTCTTGCGAGTGTGACCAACTCGATCGTACAGAATTCACCGATaatcacattttctttttcagccACCAAGAAACCATTATCGCCGTTCGCCAAATTTCGTCAACTAGATCGGCAATATAGTTCTTCTTTGCCGTCAAg TCCCATAAAGTCGCCAGAAAAGGAGTTTCGTTTTAGATTTACCGAACCTACTGTGACAAATAATGCGGTACAGATAAAGGAACGATTGTTATCTTGGTGCCGTTCCAAAACCAAGGAGTACgag AATATACAACTTGACAATTTCTCAACAAGTTGGAACAATGGTTTGGCATTTTGCGCTCTGATTCATCATTTTAGACCTGATGCCTTTGATTATCATTCGTTACGTCCACAGGACCGCAGGAAGAACTTTGATCTGGCATTCAAAACGGCTGA TGAAGCCGGTATCGCGCCATTGCTTGATGTCGAAGACATGGTAGTTATGCGACGTCCAGATTGGAAGTGCGTCTTCACTTACGTTCAATCCTTTTATCGGCGTTTCAAGGACGAGGATTGA
- the LOC122637688 gene encoding lipid storage droplets surface-binding protein 1-like isoform X2 translates to MARTNAKRVHSDLPQFESIMKLSSLPIVESSIHIAGHVYKRIKSSNYLMNWSLDAAEQSLALAAASAKPAIYTFNGPIMTIDQLLCKGIDIVEHRVPAVHIPPQQMYWNTREYVANKILRPVLMRAGSVKQIGSHAASVAVDTLDGALTVADRYVDRYLPDPADKIVDEVDMNEPVSKTTRTIKHGARFSIKLQRRLTRRTLAEARALKEQGTECIHVFFYVIELLATDPKLALQKAKELWNILSLPEPENQARPATLEQLLVLLTRESARRIVHLVNGATSLAAKTPRWIGKLLIRISRRLLTLTDATLKAVSIIEKGETAKTKQMSVTIRSVVRKLGTNTSRLLEQLAAILADPPSIRDTPTTTTTALVNSTGTKTGTENTTTTTGTETAMMTTASLKMSRRMQDLQQNHNNHTQMIPDPPINGIE, encoded by the exons ATGGCACGAACCAATGCGAAACGGGTCCATTCGGATCTGCCGCAATTTGAATCGATAATGAAACTATCGAGTTTGCCAATCGTCGAAAGTAGCATACACATTGCTGGACATGTTTACAAAAGAATAAAG aGTTCGAATTATCTGATGAATTGGAGTCTCGATGCAGCGGAACAATCTTTGGCATTGGCAGCAGCTTCGGCTAAACCAGCGATTTACACTTTTAATGGACCAATCATGACGATCGATCAATTACTTTGTAAAGGGATCGATATTGTTGAGCACAGAGTACCGGCGGTACATATCCCTCCTCAACAG ATGTATTGGAACACTCGAGAATACGtagcaaataaaattttaagacCGGTTCTGATGCGTGCTGGTAGCGTGAAGCAAATTGGGAGTCACGCTGCTAGCGTTGCAGTGGACACATTGGATGGTGCTCTCACTGTTGCAGATCGATACGTTGATCGATATTTACCTGATCCAGCTGATAAAATAGTTGATg AAGTTGATATGAACGAACCTGTCAGCAAGACGACTCGTACGATTAAGCACGGTGCaagattttcaataaaattacaaaggaGATTGACACGTCGTACATTGGCTGAGGCTCGTGCTCTCAAAGAACAAGGCACTGAATGCATTCACGTGTTTTTCTATGTAATAGAATTG CTTGCAACGGATCCAAAATTAGCTTTGCAGAAAGCTAAAGAATTATGGAACATATTGAGCTTACCCGAACCTGAGAATCAAGCACGTCCAGCAACCTTGGAACAATTGCTCGTCCTATTGACAAGAGAATCAGCAAGACGCATAGTTCATCTCGTGAATGGTGCAACATCTCTAGCCGCTAAAACCCCACGATGGATTGGCAAACTTCTCATCAGGATTTCCCGCCGTTTACTGACGCTAACGGATGCCACTTTGAAG GCGGTATCTATAATCGAAAAGGGAGAGACAGCGAAGACGAAGCAGATGTCCGTGACGATCCGTTCTGTGGTACGGAAACTCGGAACGAACACGAGTAGGTTGCTG GAACAATTAGCAGCAATACTCGCCGATCCTCCCAGTATACGGGACACGCCGACTACAACAACGACGGCGTTGGTGAACTCGACGGGAACAAAGACAGGGACGGAAAatacaacaacgacaacaggCACCGAAACTGCAATGATGACAACAGCGTCGTTAAAGATGTCGCGCCGAATGCAGGATCTTCAGCAGAACCACAACAACCACACACAGATGATTCCCGACCCACCGATAAACGGTATCGAGTAA
- the LOC122626893 gene encoding geminin-like isoform X1: protein MSNASNFLRTKWYGFVRDSFFFLSSIPCKRETKVSGAKMTTSEKQSKIRESLQNLQSAATDKENLVGTGRMLKADLSLKDVLKKDTKKTSEKPKKESTVHKKIIYKHKAVQTARGEKIKIEVEDLTSEAGPSENYWEVLAERRRIALDDALEENKELHERISKLQEENRLCKEMLDETRALVEVLQEMIGDDRNDINNSLEDSAL from the exons ATGTCGAACGCGTCAAATTTTCTAAGGACCAAGTGGTATGGATTT GTAAGagatagttttttctttctatcctcgaTACCATGTAAACGTGAAACGAAAGTTTCTGGCGCCAAAATGACTACCTCAGAG AAACAATCTAAGATCAGAGAGTCTTTGCAAAATTTACAGTCAGCAGCTACGGACAAAGAAAATTTAGTTGGCACTGGAAGAATGCTCAAAGCAGATTTATCACTCAAGgatgtattaaaaaa AGATACTAAAAAGACATCagagaaaccaaaaaaagaaagcacagtacataaaaaaatcatttataaacaTAAGGCAGTTCAAACAGCGAGaggagaaaagattaaaatcgaAGTAGAAGATTTAACCTCTGAAG CTGGTCCAAGTGAGAATTATTGGGAAGTATTAGCAGAAAGACGACGAATAGCTCTTGATGATGctttagaagaaaataaagaactaCACGAACGCATATCAAAATTGCAGGAAGAAAATCGTTTATGTAAAGAAATGTTGGACGAAACACGAGCCTTGGTTGAAGTACTACAA gaaATGATTGGAGATGATAGAAATgacataaataattctttggaGGACAGTgctctttaa
- the LOC122626896 gene encoding geminin-like isoform X1: MKPTGETKVSGAKITTSEAKVRKSLHVLQPAATDKENLVGGGRMFKADLPFKDALKKDIKNTSEKSKKERKTRKKIVYKHKAVQTARGEKIKIEVEDLTSEAGPSENYWEVLAERRRIALDDALEENKELHERISKLQEENRLCKEMLDETRALVEVLQEMIGDDRNDINNSLEDSAL, translated from the exons ATGAAACCTACAGGGGAAACTAAAGTTTCTGGCGCCAAAATTACTACTTCAGAG GCTAAGGTCAGAAAGTCTTTGCACGTTTTGCAGCCAGCAGCTACAGACAAAGAAAATCTGGTGGGTGGTGGAAGGATGTTCAAAGCAGATTTGCCATTCAAAGATgcattaaaaaa gGATATTAAAAACACATCggagaaatcgaaaaaagaaagaaaaacacgtAAAAAAATCGTTTACAAACATAAGGCAGTTCAAACAGCGAGaggagaaaagattaaaatcgaAGTAGAAGATTTGACCTCTGAAG CTGGTCCAAGTGAGAATTATTGGGAAGTACTAGCAGAAAGACGACGAATAGCTCTTGATGATGctttagaagaaaataaagaattacaCGAACGCATATCAAAATTGCAGGAAGAAAATCGTTTATGTAAAGAAATGTTGGACGAAACACGGGCATTGGTTGAAGTATTACAA gaAATGATTGGAGATGATAGAAATGACATAAACAATTCTTTGGAAGATAGTgctctttaa
- the LOC122637689 gene encoding lipid storage droplets surface-binding protein 2-like yields the protein MATEAAQLPHFEVFHRVLELPMIEMALTKSVETYSKLKDSHWLVHWALTTAESSFESATRQAVPIAAPLAKKLENPIHFVDHTLCLGLDKIEERVPLVKEKPEQILANAYGLAVKKVQPAVSTIYHVNGTLIEQATNLRDLSWNKANQILETHYGTAAVKGLDNTAIVVDNLIDVYFPAIGEEDQTDSTMKTEEEDKLLHSLQTVGRLSNKAARRVYINMFHRTKTLSKDNLRRYIAFLLEFLQLTQYIHAINEKVIELTSPHKCETVNKQTSNNQNSNSK from the exons atggctACGGAAGCTGCTCAACTACCTCATTTCGAAGTTTTCCATCGTGTTCTCGAGCTTCCAATGATTGAAATGGCTTTAACCAAATCGGTAGAAACTTATAGTAAGTTAAAAGATTCCCATTGGTTAGTACATTGGGCTCTAACCACGGCTGAAAGTTCTTTCGAGAGTGCTACCAGACAAGCTGTACCCATAGCGGCTCCCCTAGCTAAGAAACTCGAGAATCCTATTCATTTTGTCGACCACACGCTCTGTCTCGGTCTCGacaaaatcgaagaaagagtACCATTGGTGAAGGAGAAACCCGAGCAG ATTTTAGCGAATGCCTACGGCCTAGCCGTAAAAAAAGTTCAACCAGCAGTTTCCACGATTTATCATGTGAACGGAACTTTGATAGAACAGGCTACAAATCTGAGAGATCTCAGCTGGAACAAAGCGAATCAAATTTTGGAAACTCATTACGGTACAGCAGCTGTGAAAGGTTTGGACAATACCGCAATAGTCGTGGACAATTTGATAGACGTATATTTTCCTGCTATTGGAGAGGAAGATCAAACTG ATTCTACGATGAAGACGGAAGAAGAGGACAAACTTCTTCATAGTTTGCAAACCGTTGGCCGCTTATCTAATAAAGCAGCTCGACGtgtctatataaatatgtttcatCGTACAAAAACCCTTAGCAAGGACAACCTAAGAAGATATATCGCTTTTCTCCTGGAATTTTTACAACTTACACAATACATACATGCGATCAATGAAAAAGTGATCGAATTAACCAGTCCTCATAAATGCGAGACCGTCAACAAACAAACGTCGAATAACCAGAAttcaaattcgaaataa
- the LOC122637810 gene encoding lipid storage droplets surface-binding protein 2-like, producing the protein MAETKQENGVGPQLEVLNRVKKIPVIHTAMEKTGSTYSYLKDSHHLINWALNYAEVGLNYATATAVPIAAPLAKKFEGQINAVDQKLCEGLDIVEKKVPIVKKPPQQIYDAAKAVMCSSLHPTIEKLHSAKASATQHASALKEISITKTNELLNTQYGSIAVQGVDNTSVLINRLLDHYFPAVDGEETMPNPVSADENKVLHTVQTIGQLSTKTAHRVYHSVVAQLKTVKKEDVAQYMSSVVSILHLTQFLASGQEQTEQKADTPTQEKK; encoded by the exons atggcGGAAACTAAGCAAGAAAATGGTGTGGGTCCTCAATTGGAGGTATTaaatcgagtaaaaaaaattccCGTTATTCACACGGCTATGGAGAAAACAGGATCGACgtattcttatttaaaagattCTCATCACTTGATAAATTGGGCACTGAATTACGCCGAAGTTGGACTTAATTATGCTACTGCAACCGCGGTACCAATCGCAGCGCCATTGGCGAAGAAATTCGAAGGACAAATAAATGCTGTTGATCAGAAACTTTGCGAAGGACTCGacatcgttgaaaaaaaagttcCGATTGTTAAGAAGCCGCCACAACAG ATTTATGACGCCGCTAAAGCCGTCATGTGCAGTTCTCTCCATCCGACGATAGAAAAACTTCATTCCGCGAAAGCTTCGGCAACTCAACATGCTTCAGCGCTCAAAGAAATAAGTAtaacgaaaacgaacgaattattgAATACTCAATATGGTAGTATAGCTGTCCAAGGTGTAGATAATACCAGCGTTCTTATCAATCGTTTGTTGGATCATTATTTCCCTGCTGTCGATGGAGAAGAGACTATGCCAA ATCCAGTCTCTGCTGATGAGAATAAAGTTTTGCACACCGTACAAACGATCGGACAATTGTCTACGAAAACTGCCCATCGCGTTTATCATTCGGTCGTAGCACAATTAAAAACTGTTAAGAAAGAAGACGTGGCGCAATATATGTCTAGCGTTGTGTCGATTCTTCATTTAACACAATTTTTAGCTTCGGGACAGGAACAAACGGAACAAAAGGCGGACACACCTAcgcaagagaaaaaatag